The DNA region GAATCGAGCGTTTGATTCGACCGGAAGCCTCAAGAGGATTTCTTCTAGGACGTCGTATGGTAGTACTCCATGATcgttattatattttcttcttcttcttccctctctgtgtgatgatgatgcaatcactctcttctttttctccattaTCGATTTCTTGTGTTTACGGATGTCTCTGAATATAATGCCTTCAtcgtgatatatatatatatatatatatatatatatatatatatatttccattaaCAACTGAAATAAattagtatctatatatattaataaatacataacaTTATTAGTAGATTTTATTTAACATATGTCAAATAGATTTAGACTTTATTAGTCCCATAGTATCCACGTCATATTTTTTACTGTTAATTTTCAGCTATTTAAATAGAatgaaataactaaaatatagtTAGATCTAGTTACAATTAGGaaagaaaacttgaaatttaattaatatatatgaaagtaAATGTTAGGTTTCTTGCGTGGAAATAGAATTTGAGAAACCACAACaatccaaagaaaacaaaagcgatTGAAACCAGATGTTATATAAGCTCAACCATGATACTTACTTGTTTAAAGATTTTAACCATTGATCACtttgacaaaataataataataataataataataataataataataataataataataataataataataataataataataataataataattcaatgtAAAAACCATAATCTTTTCTGAGTTTTCACTTttcctaaacaatttttttaacaaacattatTGACccattttctaattattattatttgtctttttttttttgtaaaatctaaaaacacaaaagcaaaaactataaactaagaatagtaaaaaaatatagccTTGCTTGCTAGTTGCTTATCAGTTCCCACATTATGAAAATATCATTTTGCGCGTTAACATCTCATCCCAATTCAGTAATCGATACACGTATTTCTCAAATTAGCATAGAATTAAggctcaagtttttttttttctttttttttttttaggcttAAAAGCTTAAGTTGtttcttagatttttcatcTCTATATAAAGGGATGTTGTTGGTAGTGGGATCATTgtgaaaattaaacaagaattaaaaatcaaatatagagAAACAGTTCAAGAGTGACGCAAAGCTAATTATTGGTGCAGGCTTGCAGCCGAATTCGGGAAAGACAACACTCATGCGATTGCAGAGAAAATCGGCATGGATTATAGTAAATACATAATTACCAGTAACTTTTTTTGTtcagttgaattttttttaacatttgttaAATAGAATTAGACTTTGTATTCCCATTGCACATAATTTTTAGTTctaattttcaataatttaaatttttaattaaataactaaaatctaTTGTTAAATGCAGGTCATTCATagcaattttctttttatctaaaTAAGCCATGCCCATGCATAACAAATTACTTGCGGCTGCAGCCAAATTTACGAGAGAGAACACACATGTGATAGCAAAGGAAACGGGGATGGAGTAAAGCGAGGTTCAGAGACGTCTTCACCACCTGCTCGACTCCAAGAAACCCGAACCACCAGATCAGGAGAAGCCGGAAGGAAGGAAGCAAAAATATGTACGTTCAGGCCCCAAGAAACGGATTCAGCTATAAGAAGCCGTCATATTAGCAAATGAACGTAAATAATGCATGCATAACAAATAGTCACCGTTGATCCAAAATGTAATTTCACACGCTATTGGTTTACACGTGTTTCTTGATTCAGTTAAAATTAAGGCTGAAGGTTGTTAACTAATTAtgacatttatatttttcttagacTTTAAGATGTTTCTCACTCTCTTTATATGATCTATAAAAAGAGTGTATACAATTGACAAAAAGAGTAAGCAAATGACAGtaatcaattatttaatttaatgttagaTTTGAacctataatatataatttcttatcttttttgtCAGTGGTTATTATTTCCACCTATATTCTTATGTTTTCCTTATGTCTTACTTATTATTTGCTCTTCTTTATAATAGAGAAATATTGTTAaataaagttaaataaaattaagaatggTACCTTAATGTAATATTTTAGATTCATTCATATTTAACAAACTTGGTTCTCGCAACACTGTCATCtttaattcttattttcttgtatatatatatatatatatatatatatatatatatatatatatatgttaataggTTGTCTCAACGCAGACAAAAAAATCTGAACACACAAAACTCACTTTAGAATTTGGATAGATAATTTGGTCAgaattcaaaatatttcaactaATTGTAGCAGACATTTCAGTTATTTTTGCAAACGAAAGAAACTCCAAAATTTAATTAGCTTATCACACAAAGATAAATTGAAGTAAAACATTACCAACACACATAGCTAAAACACAAGAATCTCTCATGATTCCCACTTGGTTCTTAATTTATCAACATGTTTAAACTCAAATGCCAACACTAGACTCTCGTCCATTCTCCTCAACTCAAAGCTCTCCACTAATACATAACACCTATAAAACTTCCAACTCGAACCTCTTCCATCAATTCTCTCAGATTTCTTAACCACTGCTCTTAGCGGTTCACTCTTCCATCCGAATCTCTCCTCTTCCCGTTTCATCTTCTCAATAACCACAGGTCTCAAACCAATCCTCTTGTCTGCGACCTCAAACCAAACAATCCCATTTTCATCCACACTTCTTGTCCTTTTTCCAGTCTCTTGTCCCTCAAGCTTCACAACTTTTGTTTCCActtcaacatcaacaacaacctcTTGGTTTTCGTTTTGAGCATTTTCGCAAGAGTAAACCTCTTCCCTTCTTTAAATAAGAACCATGCTATAATAAGTTGAACTCTTAAGCTGATCCTTTGCCTCTCTTTCCTTCACAAATATGAAAGGGACATACCATTTTCCTACCAAAACGCTTGTATTAAAATCACCTGGAAGCTCAGAACGAACCTTATTGTAAATACCTTTTGCATCATCTCTTAGACCAAAGTCTTCTGATGTCGAGTACTCAACAGTCCAATACTTTCTCTTGAGAAACTCTGGTGGTACCCCGTTAGGTGCAACGGATGTCGCAAAGTAATTTCTAGACAATGATTTTGGTTGATGGATCTCAAATTGTTGGTATATATCATAAGGATCTGGTTGTTGTGACTTAGCTTCAGGAACATAGCTGAAGCAAAAGCAGCAGGGGACTCTGTCTTCCTCTCTCGCATTAGTCGTAGCTTCTCTACAACACATAGTTACAAATAAAGACCTTATATAGAATACTTTCAAATCAATACCCTTATTTGCAAATTCTTGTGAATCacatcaaaaatttgaaaagtagATTGCTTAAATCTGAGTCATACCCTGAGTGTTTCCCGCCCCGTTTAATGGCGTAGTAACGGTTTGAAGATAACGGTTGATCAAGAACCGGAATGAAAATGACCGGATCACGATAAGCAGTGGTCACGTTATTAACCGTGATGGTGTAATTCACAGTCAGCTTAGTGTTCTGTGGGAATGGTAAGCCTTTGAGTCCAGCCTCGTAGCAAGATCCGAAGCAACAGGTTGGTCTTGACTCTTCATCTTGAATCACAAGTACACCGGAGTTTGGACTTTCCGGCAACTCCGATCTGTTTCTTTGGCATTCCGACAGACGCCTTGTAACATACATATTTTTGGCTTTAACCGGTGAAAGATATTTCAGTGGTTTTCCAGTTTTTGAGATTCTTGTAAGTTTTGATTGGGTGTATATATGAAGAGTAGGATAAGACTAAAGTTTGtaacccaaaaaataaataaaaaatataaacttctAACGCGGTTCTGTCTAAAGACTTTTCAACGATCTTGACTTGGCTTTTATGGAagtctttttttggtttcctgGCCGTTTTCTAAgtcacattttattttcaaaatctgtTACTTCAAATTTGGGAATCTGTTggtatatactccctccgtttcaaaatataatatgttttgagtaaaagcacgcagattaagaaataaccactttaaaaaagttcaaccaatcataaacaagactgtataaaataaataataaaaaatagaaaaataatataaaagttatttaaaaagttaagaAATTCCCGGTCCAAAACTTTTTGaataaaacatcttatattatgaaacaaagaaaaatctctaaaacatcctatattatgaaactgATGGAATATATTGTAAGAACAGAGTTTTGTGTAATAACAGAGATCCCAAATGAATGAAACTCAATCCCACTTGCTCTTTAACTTATCAATATGCTTAAACTCATATGCCAACACCAAACTCCCATCCATTCTCTTCAATTCAAAGCTCTCTATCAATACATTACATTGATAACTCTTCCAGTGCGATGAACCGCCTTCAAATCTCTCTGATCTCTTAATTTTAGACCTTTCCTCGCCTCTGTTTAACCATCCGAACTTTTCCTCTTCCCATTTCATCCTCTCCACGACCACAGACCCTAGACCCAACTTCTTGTCATGTTTATCATCCCTTAAGACACTAAACCAAACAACTCCATCACCTTTTTCCTCTCTCAAATGTGTTTCTTGTCCCTCAAGCTTCACAACTTCTGTCTCTACATCAACATCAACTATAACCTCAGAATGTTCATTGCCAATGTTTCCGCAGAAGAAAACTTCTTCCCACCTTTGCTTAAGCGTCAAGCTGTAAAACGTTGATTTCTTCATTTNNNNNNNNNNNNNNNNNNNNNNNNNNNNNNNNNNNNNNNNNNNNNNNNNNNNNNNNNNNNNNNNNNNNNNNNNNNNNNNNNNNNNNNNNNNNNNNNNNNNNNNNNNNNNNNNNNNNNNNNNNNNNNNNNNNNNNNNNNNNNNNNNNNNNNNNNNNNNNNNNNNNNNNAACCTCAGAATGTTCATTGCCAATGTTTTCGCAGAAGAAAACTTCTTCCCACCTTTGCTTAAGCGTCAAGCTGTAAAACGTTGATTTCTTCATTTGATCTTTTACATCTCCTTCCATCACAAATATGAAAGGAACATACCATTTCCCTACCACAACACTCTTACCTAAACTAGTAAGCTCTGAGTCTAAGCGAAGCTTTGTGTTAATCCCTTTCGCATCATCTCTTAGACTAAAGTCTCGTGAGTCTTCTGAAGTCGAGTAACTGACCGACCAACCTTTTCTCTTAAGGTAATCTGGTGGCACACCATCGGAAGCAACAGAAGTGGCAGAGTAAAAGAGAGATGATGGCCGGCTTTGATGAATCTCGAATTGTTGGTATATGTCATACGGATCTGCTTGTTGTGGCTTAGCTTCAGGAACATAGGTAAAGCAACAGCAGCTtgaaactctctcttcttcttttgcacTTGCAGATGCTTTCCTGTAATCACAATTAACTCAATATTTTAGGCTGTGCTATATATcttatgaaaattttgaaatgacAAGTAATAATTACCCAGTATGCTTTCCACGTCTTTGTATAACATAATAACGGTTCGAAGACAATGGTTGATCAAGAACAGGGATGAACACAACAGGGGTACGATGTGTCTGGCTTCCTCCtcctgctcctcctcctccactgcTATATGTTGCTGCGAGCTTCACGTTTTGTGGAAACGGCAAGCCTTTAAGTCTACCTTCGTAGCAAGAACCAAAGCAGCAAGTGGCCTGTGATTCTTCGTCTTGAATCACCATTATGCCGGAGTTTGGACCTTCTGGTGGAAGCAGTTTCAGCTCCGATGGGTTCTTCTGGTATTCAGATAAAAGCCTTGTAACATACATCTTAAAATTTGGTTCTTGTGATGGTGATAATACTTGGAGAAGGAGCTCTGTTTCATCTTTATAGGCTTATGATTAAGCAAATTCTTTGTAGAATAGATTTGACTTTTTGATGTTAGAATCTAATCACGTTGTAGGAAAATTTCTTGGGAGGCTGTTACGGTATCAAGTGTCTTTATACAATAGCATAAAAAGGCATAGAAGTCTTTGCCTTTTGATTTGACTTTATGCAAAGACCTGTAATGCAGAGTATGTGACAATTTATTAACTTGATTAACAAGTTTTTCGTATATAATTTAGGTTTTAATTAATTCTCAAAGACTCAAAGCTGTGATCTCTACTTTGCTACGAGCCTACGAGGTCAACAAATACATCATGAAGGGTACGTAATGTTAAGCAATCAAACTTAGATTTCATTTAAATTGAGTTTTAttacatgaaatatatataaatgcgaTCTTGAGTTTACATGAACTTGCATAAACTTATTACCAAATTAATTATTGGACCAAAAGATGACATGCACACAAAGAAACTGCACAAACGATGAATTATGAAACTCAATCCCACTTACTCTTTAACTTGTCAACATCTTTAAACTCATATGTCACCACCAAACTCCCATCCATTCTCTTCAATTCAAAGCTCTCTTTCAACACGTAACATCGATAACTCTTCCAATGTGATGAACCGCCTTCGTATATCTCTGATCTATTAATGTTGGATCTTTCACCTTTGTTTAACCacccaaacctttcttcttcccaTTTCATCCTCTCCACAACAACAGACCCAAGACCTATCTTTTTGTCCTCTCTCTCATCCCCTAAGAcactaaaccaaacaaatccACCACCTATAGTCTCTCTCGTAATAGTTTCTTGTCCCTCAAGCTTCACCACTTTTGTTTCTACGTCAACATCAAGAACAACCTGATCTCCTCTTTTCTCGTTGTTATTAACGTTTTCGCATGAGTAAACCTCTTCCCATCTTTGTTTAAGCGTCATGCTGTAATAAGTTGAGCTCTTGACCTGATCTTTTGCGTTTCTTTCTTCACGAATATGAAAGGGGCATACCATTTCCCTAACACAACACTTGAATTCACATTGTTGGGCAGCTCGGAACGAAGCTTAGTATTAATCCCCTTTGCATCATCTGTCAAACCAAAGTCTTGGGAGTTCGAGTACCCAACGGTCCAATACTCTCTCTTAAGGAACTTTGGTGGTATGCCATCAGGGGCAACAGAAGTGGCAGTGTAGTATCGAGATGATATTGGGCGTTGGTGGATCTGGAATTGCTGATACATGTCATAAGGATCTGCTTCTTGTGGCTTAACTTCAGGAACATAGCTAAAGCAAAAGCAGCAGGGGACTGTGTCGTCCTCTTTTGCACTTGCTGAAGCTCCTCTgcaataagaaaattacaagaagaatattagtttatttatttatgtatacaCCCTTTTGTGCAGGCTAGGTATGAGCTCTAAGATTTGTGGTCATACCCTAAGTGCTTCCCACGTCGTTGAATGACATAATAACGGTTCGAAGAATAAGGCTGATCAAGAACAGGAATGAACAAAACCGGATCATGGTAACTGCTACTGTTTTTCCAGTTCCGGTTCTGTAAGTCACAGTTAGCTTCGCGTTCTGTGGGAACGGTAGGCCTCTAAGTTCACCATCATAGCAAGTACCGAAGCAACAAGTCGGCTTTGACTCTTCATCTTGAATCACAAGTACGCCGGTGTTTGGACCTTCCGGCAACGTTTGTGTTGAGTTTCCCTGGTATTCGGAGAGATGCCTTGTAACATACATCTTGAATTCAGAATCTTTCAGGTGACTGATTAGAAATCTAAAGACgtgatatgtttatatatagaagTATAGCACCACGTATTGGGAGGATAAAGTCATACGCAAATTTTACAAGTTATTGTTTAAAGACTCTTTTTACAAGTTAAAATTCAAAAGTTATGAGCTTGACTTGGTTTTAAAAACCTGTCAATGGAGAATCATTCaaacaatttaataaacttACAAGATTGGGATGTTCTAGAATCAAACACATGAACTTGCAGAAAGCTTTCATTAAATGAACACACCATAAGTTGCACACACGTAACGCACAAAGAAGCTGAAATAAACTCAATCCCACTTGCTCTTCAACTTATCAACATGTCTAAACTCATACGTCAATACCAAACTCCCATCAGTTCTCTTCAATTCAAAGGTCTCTACCAATACATAGCATCTAAAACTCTTCCAATGCGGTCCACCGCCTTCAAATTTCTCAGATCTCTTAATGCTAGACTTCATCTGATCGCCTTTCTTCGACCACCCGAACCTCTCCTCTTCCCATTTCATTCTCTCCAAGACCACAGAGCCAAGACCTATCTTCTCAGTCACTGAGACATTAAACCAGACAACTCCATCTGAATCCACACCTTTTGTCTCACTTGCAATCTTCTCTCCTTCAAGCTTAACCACTTCCGTTTCCACCTCCACATCCACTACAACCTCACAATGTTTATTGTCGACGTTTTGGCAGAAGAAAACCTCTTCAAATCGTTGGTGAAGGGTCACGCTGTAATACATGAATTTCTTCATCTGATCTTTTGCATCTCCTTCCTTTACAAACAAGAACGGAACATACCATTTCCCAACTACAACGCCCTTATAGATATCAGGAAGCTCATAACGAAGCTTTACATCTACACCCTTTGCATCATCAATCAAACCATAGTCTTGGGAAGACGAGAAAGAAACCGCCCAACCTTTTCTCCTTAGGAACCGAGGTGGTATCCCATCTGAAGCAACAGATGTAGCGAAGAACTTCTGTGTTGATGATCCTTTTTGATGTATCTCAAATTGTTGGTATATATCAAAAGGATCAAGAGGCCTTGGCGTAGCATTAGAGACATAAGTAAAGCAAATGCAACAAGAAGCTCTGTCCCCTTCTTTTGCACTAACACATGCTTCACTGCAAAATTGAAAGAAGTAAATCCTATGCAGAAGATTACACGTTTCGAATTACTATGCATAAGaaagattcaagattttgaAGTTACATAACCATCCAACAGCTAAATACACATCAAGGTAGAAAATCACCCTGTGTGTTTCCCGCTTCGCCTTATTACGTAGTAATGATTGGAGGAAGGTGGCTGATGAAGAACAGGGATGAGCGCGACTCGGTCAAGCAAGACAATTCTGTCATCTCCGGctatatattgaaaacaaaccgcaaataagaaacagaaacagagtaaaGGAACAAGTTTGGAAAAGATATAGTTAAGGAGTTAACAGAAAAATAACTAACTTCCAATTTGGTATTTGACGGTGACTTTTGTGTTCTGAGGAAACGGCAAACCATTGAGATCACAGTCAAAGCATTTGCCAAAACAGCATGTAGGCTGTGACTCTTCGTCTTGAATCACCAATACGCCGGAGTTTGGACCTTCCGTTGGAAGCAATGTTAGCTCTGACGGGTTTCTTTGGTATTCAGACAAACGCTTTGTCACATACAtctcttcttgattctttctTACTTAAGATCTTCTAACCTGTCAtggtttatataaaacaaaggaTCATAAGAACGTGCAAGGAAGTTTACTAAGCTAGtgtttataaataatatgaCATTTGACCCAATCTGAAAGTTGACTTAAACATTTGTCAGAATCTCCTGTGGATGAGTTCCAAGAACACAGAGAAATCTcaatattttattgaaaaaggCTTTAGATAAATAATCAAATACAATAATCACACTGACCAATGGATTCATGTCATTGAGATTGAGAATGCTTTTGCAGATTCGTTATGTGAGAAACTACTTAATCCCATTTGGTTTTGACCTTATCGACGTGAGTAAATTCATATGTTAAGACCAAACTCCCATCCATCCTCTTCAACACAAATCTCTCTATCAGAACATAACACTGATAACTTGTCCAAAAGCTACCatcttttgatttcttcaatttcttaCCCGCCATTGCTTGCTCCTGGTCACCTTTGCTTGTCCacccaaatctctcttcttcccatTTCATTCTCTCAACAACAACTGATCCTAAACCAATCTTTTCATCTCCAACCCCAAACCACACAAACCCGTTTGCTTCCACACctctttcaatctcttcttgtCCCTCAAGCTTAACAACTTCTGTCTCTCCTTGTACATCAAATACAACATCACGCTTCTCACTTTTGTCGTCATCACAAGAAAAAACTTCTTCCCATCTTTGTTCAAGAGTCATGCTGTAATACATCGAATTCTTGATCTGATCCTTTGCGTCTCTTTCTTTCACGAATATGAACGGGACATACCACTTCCCAACCACAGTGCTCATACCAAGATTGGGAAGCTCGGAACGAAGCTCTGTGTTGACTCCTTTTGCATCATCTGTCAGTTTAAAGTCTTGGGACCTCAAGCATTCAACATTCCACTCTCTATTCCTGAGAAACCATGGTGGAACCCCGTCAGGAGCAACAGATGTTGCGTAATAATAACGCTTACGTGAAGATGGATTCTTTTGATGGATCTCGAATTGTTGGTATATGTCAAAAGGATCTAGCTGTTTGTGTTTAGCTTCAGCAACTTGCTTGATACAAAAGCAGGAGGTGACCAAAGGATCTTCCTCTTTCGCACTACCAGCCGCTTTACTGCAATGACACCAAagatttataaacatttatggttatataaaagaagaaagaatagaTTTTGCGGATTCAAATTCATACCCTGAATGCTTCCCATGTCGTTTAATAGCGTAATAACAGTTTGAAGAAAGAGGCTTATCAAGAACAGGAATGAACATAACTGGGTCGCGAGTAGCGTCATCCCCTCCGATATTGAACGTGACTGCTAGCTTAAGATTTTGCGGCAATGGCAAATTATTTAGACAAGTGTCCAACACCAACCACGAGCTGAAGCAGCATGTAGCCCGTCTATATGAGTCTTGGTCTTGGATTACCAAAATTCCAGAGTTTGGACCTTCAGGAGGGGGCCGTGTTAGCTCTGCTGGATTCCTCCGGTACTCTGACAAACGCCTTGTAATGTACATTTTTCACAGTAAACCAAATAGAGTTGTgggagttggagaaaaacttgacCCTATATTATAGACAAAACAACTCCTTAGAAGAGCAATTGACAAGGTGACTTGACTTTTCAAGATGGCTCGTTGTAGGAAACTTCAAGGAAACTTACTTGATAAAGATCTTAGGCCTACCCTAATGTCACCTCTCCTCAAGTGTCTctaaaataagataaacaaaGTCTCTGCCAACTCTGTATCATGACACCCACTCTGCATCATGAAGATTCTGTCCACACCTTATTGCATCATCACTCAGCAGTCAAGTATTCAACGCAACAACAACACTCTAACTAAACTTCCCATTGTAGTACCCGATTCCAGGCAACAACCATACATTTTCAAACCAAAGGGTTTCAAAACTTTCAAGAAATCGACATGGGTCATCTGTTACGAATAGCAAAGTCTCGTTGTGGCAGAAACAACAAGAATCCTATAAGACCAGCCTCTTAAATCACTAGAAAACGCACCAGCGGCTTCggaaaatatatttctattatAGTGTCGTTCTTGATTGAGTAGCCAAGGAGAGATTTTTACAAAAAGCTGCCAAGATCGATTGTACCGTTCTTCATCGAGCTGCCAAGACAAATTAGGACCCAAAGCTGCCTGCTTTTTCTCTTGTATCGTGCCTGACGAAAACGTCTGAGCcattgagttcttcttcttcaattagggttttcgaatCTGGGTCTGACCCA from Camelina sativa cultivar DH55 chromosome 3, Cs, whole genome shotgun sequence includes:
- the LOC104772466 gene encoding uncharacterized protein LOC104772466 (The sequence of the model RefSeq protein was modified relative to this genomic sequence to represent the inferred CDS: added 18 bases not found in genome assembly) yields the protein MYVTRLLSEYQKNPSELKLLPPEGPNSGIMVIQDEESQATCCFGSCYEGRLKGLPFPQNVKLAATYSSGGGGAGGGSQTHRTPVVFIPVLDQPLSSNRYYVIQRRGKHTGKASASAKEEERVSSCCCFTYVPEAKPQQADPYDIYQQFEIHQSRPSSLFYSATSVASDGVPPDYLKRKGWSVSYSTSEDSRDFSLRDDAKGINTKLRLDSELTSLGKSVVVGKWYVPFIFVMEGDVKDQMKKSTFYSLTLKQRWEEVFFCENIGNEHSEVVVDVDVETEVVKLEGQETHLREEKGDGVVWFSVLRDDKHDKKLGLGSVVVERMKWEEEKFGWLNRGEERSKIKRSERFEGGSSHWKSYQCNVLIESFELKRMDGSLVLAYEFKHIDKLKSKWD
- the LOC109130240 gene encoding uncharacterized protein LOC109130240, whose amino-acid sequence is MYLLTSSLHKVKSKGKDFYAFLCYCIKTLDTVTASQEIFLQRD
- the LOC104772451 gene encoding uncharacterized protein LOC104772451 encodes the protein MYVTKRLSEYQRNPSELTLLPTEGPNSGVLVIQDEESQPTCCFGKCFDCDLNGLPFPQNTKVTVKYQIGTGDDRIVLLDRVALIPVLHQPPSSNHYYVIRRSGKHTGEACVSAKEGDRASCCICFTYVSNATPRPLDPFDIYQQFEIHQKGSSTQKFFATSVASDGIPPRFLRRKGWAVSFSSSQDYGLIDDAKGVDVKLRYELPDIYKGVVVGKWYVPFLFVKEGDAKDQMKKFMYYSVTLHQRFEEVFFCQNVDNKHCEVVVDVEVETEVVKLEGEKIASETKGVDSDGVVWFNVSVTEKIGLGSVVLERMKWEEERFGWSKKGDQMKSSIKRSEKFEGGGPHWKSFRCYVLVETFELKRTDGSLVLTYEFRHVDKLKSKWD